One part of the Rutidosis leptorrhynchoides isolate AG116_Rl617_1_P2 chromosome 1, CSIRO_AGI_Rlap_v1, whole genome shotgun sequence genome encodes these proteins:
- the LOC139901027 gene encoding uncharacterized mitochondrial protein AtMg00810-like, whose translation MASCNPSRTPVDTSTKLTASGPPFKDPTMYCSLDEALQYLTFTRPDTSYALVASSITSLVSYSDADWAGCPSNRRSNSGYCVFLGDNLLSWSSKRQQTPSRSSA comes from the exons ATGGCTAGTTGTAATCCCAGCAGGACACCGGTAGATACCAGCACTAAACTCACTGCATCTGGTCCTCCTTTTAAAGACCCCACTATGTATTGTAGTCTTGACGAGGCTCTTCAGTATCTTACGTTTACTCGTCCAGATACTTCGTATGCG CTGGTAGCATCATCTATTACCTCCCTAGTTTCATACTCAGATGCCGACTGGGCAGGCTGTCCATCTAATCGCCGATCCAACTCTGGCTACTGTGTTTTCTTGGGTGATAATCTGTTGTCCTGGTCTTCTAAACGACAACAAACTCCATCTCGCTCCAGtgcttga